A window of Apodemus sylvaticus chromosome 9, mApoSyl1.1, whole genome shotgun sequence contains these coding sequences:
- the Pgk2 gene encoding phosphoglycerate kinase 2 — MALSKKLTLDKLDLKEKRVIMRVDFNVPMKNNQITNNQRIKAAIPSIKYCLDNGAKSVVLMSHLGRPDGIPMPDKYSLEPVAAELKSLLNKDVIFLKDCVGSEIEKACANPGNGSVILLENLRFHVEEEGKGKDSSGKKVSADPEKVEAFRASLSKLGDVYVNDAFGTAHRAHSSMVGVNLPQKASGFLMKKELDYFSKVLENPERPFLAILGGAKVTDKIQLIKNMLDKVNFMIIGGGMAYTFLKELTNMQIGASLFDEEGATIVKEIMDKAEKNGVKISFPVDFVTGDKFDEHAKVGQATIESGIPSGWMGLDCGPESIKNNAQIVAQAKLIVWNGPMGVFEWDAFSKGTKALMDEVVKATSKGCITIIGGGDTATCCAKWNTEDKVSHVSTGGGASLELLEGKTLPGVEALSNM; from the coding sequence ATGGCTCTTTCTAAGAAGTTGACTCTGGACAAATTGGATCTTAAGGAAAAAAGAGTCATCATGAGAGTAGACTTCAACGTTCCCATGAAGAATAACCAAATAACAAACAACCAGAGAATCAAGGCTGCCATCCCAAGCATCAAGTACTGTCTGGACAATGGAGCCAAGTCCGTAGTTCTCATGAGTCACCTCGGCCGTCCTGACGGTATCCCCATGCCAGACAAATATTCATTAGAGCCTGTTGCTGCTGAGCTCAAGTCCCTGCTGAACAAGGACGTTATATTCTTGAAGGACTGCGTGGGCTCTGAGATAGAGAAAGCCTGTGCTAACCCAGGTAATGGGTCTGTCATCCTGCTGGAGAACCTGCGATTCCACGTGGAGGAAGAAGGTAAGGGAAAAGATTCTTCTGGGAAAAAGGTTAGCGCTGATCCTGAAAAAGTAGAAGCCTTCCGCGCGTCACTGTCTAAACTTGGCGATGTCTACGTCAATGATGCTTTTGGCACTGCGCATCGGGCTCACAGTTCCATGGTGGGAGTAAATTTGCCCCAGAAAGCATCTGGGTTCCTTATGAAGAAGGAACTAGATTACTTTTCCAAGGTTTTAGAAAACCCAGAGAGGCCCTTCCTGGCTATCCTTGGTGGAGCTAAAGTGACGGATAAGATCCAACTCATCAAAAATATGTTAGACAAAGTCAACTTCATGATTATTGGTGGTGGGATGGCTTACACCTTCCTGAAAGAACTCACGAACATGCAGATTGGTGCTTCCTTGTTTGACGAAGAGGGAGCCACGATTGTCAAAGAGATCATggacaaagcagaaaaaaatggtgTAAAGATATCCTTTCCTGTTGACTTCGTTACTGGTGACAAGTTTGATGAGCATGCTAAAGTTGGACAAGCCACTATAGAATCTGGTATACCGTCTGGCTGGATGGGTTTGGACTGTGGCCCTGAGAGCATTAAAAACAATGCTCAAATTGTAGCCCAAGCAAAACTGATTGTTTGGAATGGACCTATGGGGGTATTTGAATGGGATGCCTTTTCTAAGGGAACAAAAGCCCTCATGGATGAAGTTGTAAAGGCCACCTCCAAGGGCTGCATCACCATTATAGGAGGTGGAGATACTGCCACTTGCTGTGCCAAATGGAACACTGAAGACAAGGTCAGTCATGTGAGCACAGGAGGCGGGGCAAGTCTTGAGCTTCTGGAAGGTAAAACCCTTCCAGGCGTAGAGGCCCTCAGCAACATGTAA
- the LOC127692876 gene encoding cysteine-rich secretory protein 1-like isoform X1, protein MALILVLLILAAVLPPSLLQDDDENKSLEDLSTSKTSVQEEIVNKHNQLRRMVSPSGSDLLKMEWNHDAQVNAQDWADKCMYFHSPVDLRTTKLKCGENLFMSNYLAPWSSVIQYWYDESNDLTFGVGPKKSGDKVGHYTQMVWNSTFQVACGVAECPENPLKFLYVCHYCPILHFSGNYVNRLYNPYTVGPPCASCPGHCEDGLCTNSCEHEDDYSNCADLKKSVTCDHAIVKEGCKATCYCEDKIH, encoded by the exons ATGGCATTAATTCTAGTGCTGTTGATCTTGGCTGCTGTACTGCCCCCATCCCTTCTTCAAGATGACGATGAG aatAAAAGTCTTGAGGATTTGTCAACCTCTAAAACATCAGTCCAAGAAGAGATTGTAAACAAGCACAACCAATTGAGACGAATGGTTTCTCCATCTGGTAGTGACTTACTAAAAATG gaATGGAACCATGATGCTCAAGTGAATGCTCAGGATTGGGCAGACAAGTGCATGTACTTTCACAGTCCTGTAGATCTCAGGACAACCA aGTTAAAATGTGGTGAAAATTTGTTCATGTCAAATTACCTTGCACCATGGTCTTCTGTAATCCAATACTGGTATGATGAATCCAATGATCTGACTTTTGGTGTGGGCCCAAAGAAATCTGGTGATAAAGTTGGACATTATACTCAG ATGGTTTGGAATTCAACTTTCCAAGTTGCATGTGGAGTTGCTGAATGCCCTGAAAACCCACTGAAATTCTTGTATGTTTGTCACTATTGTCC CATATTGCATTTCAGTGGCAATTATGTGAACCGGTTATACAACCCTTACACAGTAGGACCGCCTTGTGCCAGTTGTCCTGGTCACTGTGAAGATGGGCTATGCA cGAATAGTTGTGAACATGAAGATGATTATTCTAACTGTGCAGATCTGAAGAAGAGTGTAACCTGTGACCATGCAATTGTTAAAGAAGGTTGCAAAGCTACATGCTACTGTGAAGACAAAATTCATTAA
- the LOC127692876 gene encoding cysteine-rich secretory protein 1-like isoform X2, whose product MALILVLLILAAVLPPSLLQDDDENKSLEDLSTSKTSVQEEIVNKHNQLRRMVSPSGSDLLKMEWNHDAQVNAQDWADKCMYFHSPVDLRTTKLKCGENLFMSNYLAPWSSVIQYWYDESNDLTFGVGPKKSGDKVGHYTQMVWNSTFQVACGVAECPENPLKFLYVCHYCPTGNYVNRLYNPYTVGPPCASCPGHCEDGLCTNSCEHEDDYSNCADLKKSVTCDHAIVKEGCKATCYCEDKIH is encoded by the exons ATGGCATTAATTCTAGTGCTGTTGATCTTGGCTGCTGTACTGCCCCCATCCCTTCTTCAAGATGACGATGAG aatAAAAGTCTTGAGGATTTGTCAACCTCTAAAACATCAGTCCAAGAAGAGATTGTAAACAAGCACAACCAATTGAGACGAATGGTTTCTCCATCTGGTAGTGACTTACTAAAAATG gaATGGAACCATGATGCTCAAGTGAATGCTCAGGATTGGGCAGACAAGTGCATGTACTTTCACAGTCCTGTAGATCTCAGGACAACCA aGTTAAAATGTGGTGAAAATTTGTTCATGTCAAATTACCTTGCACCATGGTCTTCTGTAATCCAATACTGGTATGATGAATCCAATGATCTGACTTTTGGTGTGGGCCCAAAGAAATCTGGTGATAAAGTTGGACATTATACTCAG ATGGTTTGGAATTCAACTTTCCAAGTTGCATGTGGAGTTGCTGAATGCCCTGAAAACCCACTGAAATTCTTGTATGTTTGTCACTATTGTCCCAC TGGCAATTATGTGAACCGGTTATACAACCCTTACACAGTAGGACCGCCTTGTGCCAGTTGTCCTGGTCACTGTGAAGATGGGCTATGCA cGAATAGTTGTGAACATGAAGATGATTATTCTAACTGTGCAGATCTGAAGAAGAGTGTAACCTGTGACCATGCAATTGTTAAAGAAGGTTGCAAAGCTACATGCTACTGTGAAGACAAAATTCATTAA